A portion of the Musa acuminata AAA Group cultivar baxijiao chromosome BXJ1-1, Cavendish_Baxijiao_AAA, whole genome shotgun sequence genome contains these proteins:
- the LOC135673974 gene encoding uncharacterized protein LOC135673974 — translation MASEELPSPTSSRKHRRSSDDHGADASSKRRKHHHRRHRHRSRHGRESDDGIEVADPASDPEPASLAAIKTVDDEREEGEILEEDEERAGVDGGSAHGLKIKSDGVDASSDLTMPGAKVATSGKSFKVLIHNQNGLTDSKMLEPAPSCENSSYTDQAKLRGDISDGDTFIREAENLSPSDVVKKTVIQGETILCQLELSEKNEIKHKHTDRNDIKIRVRSRSPGERSPAAKHRKRDGPEDRDSGSVSERLDSKQYPESRDSSRRASDKIRSVSPKTLRDGYRDTRMSPSFSRQHDEGYHRSRSSSHDHTRRRSYEKVLEPSADGNDQVDSHGNMRGDSDRYCALDRYAAGSQAKDKIFLSERESSGNRNGDRHGSRERERNRERNSSIVRERDNVDSNERHHRERGSSNYSRYNRGEGRHGSRERDREKERNSSSYRDRDKVDLDKGVHKQREGSSDYSRYNRREVNDRARDEPSDIRDKFLQRERLRDGGHARDRDGDDRDKNRARHKEVYAHEGRNQGAQLETDKPSSRDRHRESRHSKYGVEHHKGISRSKDDGSNKDNPKEDKQKLIREEEEDYQEKIEQQLAKQDEEDIDKIKEESRRRRQAILEKYRQRHLQQVESSSDGNKNAAEKTSLDKETSHGFHATSADNKVISEELENVHHSGDVYDADLSFTVGKSPMQEGDLTTKKMNNVGGLGEGTPKSERSADMFSDDIFGESPVGVCKMGKGEGPQIDRSFLYDNWDDAEGYYSYRFGEVLDSRYEVIAAHGKGVFSTVVRAKDLKAGKGDPEEVAVKIIRNNDTMYKAGQDELIILKKLAGADPEDRRHCVRFLSSFKYRNHLCLVFESLHMNLREVLKKFGRNIGLKLTAVRAYAKQLFIALKHLRNCGVLHCDIKPDNMLVNEAKNVLKLCDFGNAMFAGKNEITPYLVSRFYRAPEIILGLPYDHPMDMWSVGCCLYELYTGKVLFPGPSNNDMLRLHMELKGTFPKKMLRKGAFTDQHFDQDLNFHATEEDPVTKKPVKRLLLSIKPKDIGVLISGFPGEDSKMLSNFKDLLDRIFVLDPEKRMTISQALSHPFITGK, via the exons ATGGCCAGCGAGGAGTTGCCGTCGCCCACCTCGAGCCGCAAGCATCGGCGGTCCTCGGACGACCATGGGGCGGATGCCTCCTCGAAGCGGCGCAAGCACCACCATCGCCGCCACCGTCACCGCAGCAGGCACGGCCGCGAGAGCGATGACGGGATCGAGGTGGCGGATCCCGCTTCGGATCCGGAGCCCGCTTCCCTTGCCGCCATCAAGACCGTTGATGACGAGCGAGAGGAGGGGGAGATTCTTGAAGAGGATGAGGAACGAGCCGGCGTCGATGGAGGGTCGGCGCATGGGCTTAAGATCAAGTCTGACGGTGTCGATGCTTCTTCCGATCTG ACCATGCCTGGGGCGAAAGTTGCTACATCAGGGAAAAGTTTTAAGGTGCTCATTCATAACCAGAATGGATTGACAGATTCAAAGATGTTGGAACCTGCTCCATCTTGTGAGAACTCGAGCTACACGGATCAAGCCAAGCTGAGGGGAGATATTTCAGATGGAGACACTTTTATCCGGGAGGCTGAGAATTTATCACCGAGTGATGTGGTTAAAAAAACTGTAATTCAAGGGGAAACTATATTATGCCAATTGGAATTAtcagaaaaaaatgaaattaagCACAAGCACACGGAtagaaatgatataaaaattCGGGTAAGATCAAGATCTCCAGGAGAAAGGTCTCCTGCAGCAAAGCACAGGAAAAGGGATGGCCCTGAAGACAGAGATTCTGGCAGTGTTTCGGAGAGGCTTGACTCAAAGCAGTATCCTGAATCAAGGGATTCCAGTAGAAGAGCATCTGATAAGATCAGATCGGTATCACCCAAAACCTTGCGGGATGGGTACAGAGACACCAGAATGTCTCCATCTTTCAGCAGGCAACATGACGAAGGCTATCACAGGAGCAGGTCCAGCTCCCATGATCATACAAGGAGGCGATCCTATGAAAAAGTTTTAGAACCTTCAGCTGATGGCAATGATCAAGTTGATTCACATGGAAACATGCGTGGTGATTCTGATAGGTACTGTGCTTTAGATAGGTATGCTGCTGGAAGTCAAGCAAAGGATAAAATTTTCCTTAGTGAACGAGAAAGCAGTGGCAATAGAAATGGTGACAGGCATGGAAGTCGGGAGCGTGAGAGGAACAGGGAAAGAAACAGCAGCATTGTCAGAGAAAGAGATAATGTGGACTCAAATGAAAGGCATCATAGAGAAAGAGGGAGTAGTAATTATAGCAGATACAACAGAGGGGAGGGCAGACATGGAAGTCGGGAAAGAGATAGGGAGAAGGAAAGAAACAGTAGCAGTTATAGAGACAGAGATAAGGTGGACTTGGATAAAGGGGTTCACAAACAAAGAGAGGGGAGTAGTGATTATAGCAGGTACAACAGACGGGAGGTAAATGACAGAGCAAGAGATGAACCAAGTGATATTAGGGATAAATTTTTACAAAGGGAAAGGTTAAGGGATGGTGGGCATGCTAGAGATAGAGATGGTGATGATAGAGATAAGAATAGAGCAAGGCACAAGGAAGTTTATGCGCATGAAGGTAGAAATCAAGGTGCGCAGTTGGAAACAGACAAACCAAGTAGCAGGGATAGACATAGGGAATCTAGGCATTCGAAGTATGGAGTGGAGCATCACAAGGGCATATCACGATCTAAGGATGATGGTTCTAATAAAGACAATCCTAAAGAAGACAAACAAAAGTTGATTAG ggaggaagaagaagattaccAAGAGAAAATTGAACAGCAACTTGCCAAGCAGGATGAAGAAGATATTGACAAGATCAAAgaagagagcaggaggaggaggcaaGCTATTTTGGAAAAATATCGACAACGGCATCTGCAGCAAGTTGAATCCTCATCCGATGGCAACAAGAATG CTGCTGAGAAAACTTCTTTGGATAAGGAGACGTCACATGGCTTTCATGCTACCAGTGCCGATAATAAAGTTATtagtgaagagcttgagaatgtaCATCACTCTGGAGATGTATATGATGCTGATTTATCATTTACAGTGGGAAAGTCACCCATGCAAGAGGGAGATTTGACTACTAAGAAAATGAACAATGTTGGGGGACTTGGGGAGGGTACTCCAAAG AGTGAGAGATCGGCAGACATGTTTAGTGATGACATCTTTGGGGAATCACCCGTTGGAGTGTGCAAGATG GGAAAAGGTGAAGGCCCACAAATAGATAGAAGTTTTCTCTATGACAACTGGGATGATGCAGAGGGATATTATA GTTACAGGTTTGGAGAAGTGCTTGATAGTCGATATGAAGTTATTGCAGCCCATGGAAAGGGTGTTTTTTCAACGGTTGTCCGTGCAAAGGATCTCAAGGCTGGGAAAGGTGACCCTGAAGAAGTAGCTGTTAAAATAATACGCAACAACGATACCAT GTACAAGGCTGGACAAGATGAACTTATTATTTTAAAGAAATTGGCAGGCGCTGATCCTGAGGATAGACGCCATTGTGTTAGGTTTCTCTCATCTTTCAAGTATCGAAATCATCTTTGCTTAGTTTTTGAATCTCTTCATATGAACCTTCGTGAGGTTCTAAAGAAATTTGGTCGTAATATTGGGCTTAAGCTGACTGCTGTGAGGGCTTACGCGAAGCAGCTTTTCATTGCACTGAAGCATCTGAGGAATTGTGGCGTTCTGCACTGTGATATCAAGCCAGATAACATGCTG GTTAATGAGGCAAAAAATGTTCTAAAGCTTTGTGATTTTGGTAACGCTATGTTTGCGGGTAAGAATGAGATTACACCCTACCTTGTTAGCCGCTTTTACCGTGCCCCAGAAATAA TTCTTGGATTGCCATATGATCATCCGATGGATATGTGGTCAGTTGGTTGCTGCCTATATGAACTTTATACGGGAAAAGTACTTTTTCCTGGTCCTTCAAACAATGACATGCTTCGACTTCACATGGAGTTAAAGGGTACTTTCCCCAAAAAGATGCTTCGGAAG GGTGCCTTCACTGATCAGCATTTTGATCAAGACTTAAATTTTCATGCCACCGAGGAGGACCCTGTTACAAAGAAG CCTGTTAAGAGACTGCTTCTCAGTATTAAACCAAAGGATATTGGTGTCCTCATATCAGGCTTTCCTGGCGAAGATTCCAAAATGTTATCAAATtttaaggatcttctagaccgAATATTTGTATTGGATCCAGAAAAGAGGATGACAATATCTCAGGCACTAAGTCATCCATTTATCACGGGCAAGTGA